The sequence GTCTTCGCGCCCCCTCCGCCCGGCCCCGGCCCCGTCGCCGGGACCCCCTCGACGCCCCCGCCCCCGCCCGCGAACACCCCGCCGGACGGGGTGGCGCACGCGGCCACGGTCCTGTCGCGCCCCTCGGGCCCGGCCGCGCCCCCGCCGCCCCCGTCCCCCGCCCCACAGGCCCCCGTCAGCCCGCGGAACGCGGCCTCCGCGCCGGGCCCCGTCCCGTCGGCACCCGGCCCCGTACCGCCCACCCCGCTGGGCCCCGTCCCGCCGTCGCCCGGCCCCGTACCCGCGACCCCGCCGGGCCCGGTGGCGTCCCCGCAGTCCCCGCAGTCCCCGCAGTCCCCGCAGGGCTACGGCTATCCGCGTCCCGGTGTGCCGACGGTCGGCCCGGGTTACCAGGCGGTGCTGCGGTTCCGGGCGCCCGACGGGTCCGAGCAGCAGGTGATCCGGCGTTCGGCGCCGGGGCTGCCGCACCCGGAGTGGCAGATCCTGCACGAGCTGCGGGCGATGAACGTGCCGCCGCAGCAGGTGCTCGAACTCCACACGGAGCTGGAGTCGTGCGAGCTGCCCGGGGCGTACTGCGCGCGGATGATAAGGGAGACGTTCCCGCAGGCGCGGATCACGTCGATCGCGCCGTACGGGACGGATCACGCGAGCAGGCAGCGCGGGATGGCGCAGTTGCTCGCGCACCAGGGCGAGCTGCACCAGGTCGCGGACGGTCCGGCGCGTCCGGCGCCGGTGCGGGTGCCGCTGCCGCGGGTGCCGCAGGCGCCCGCCGTGCCGCTCGACGAGGTGGCGCGGGAGCTGGCGGGGGCCTTCGGGCCGCAGGGCGTGTTCCGTTTCGAGCCGCAGGCGGTCGCGCGGGCCGGGGTCCCCGAGGTCGTCGCGGCCTCGCTGACGACGGCCGGGCTGCCGTTCGACATGGGGCCGTTCTTCTGGGCGCAGGCGCAGCCGGGCCGTCCGGTGCCGACGCTCGCGGAGCTGGCGCAGGAGCGCGGTGTCGCGGCGGCCCCGGACGCGGGCACGTACCTCGTCGTGGGCAGCGACTTCGGCAAGGCGCTGTGCGTGCAGTACGGGACGGGGCACATCGTCGCGGTGCCGGTGGAGGCGGGTCCGGGCGGGGCTCCCGTGCCGCCGCAGTTCGTGAACTCTGGGCTCGTGGAGTTCACGCGGTGCCTGGCGATGCTGGGCCGCATGTGGCGGCTGCGCTACGGCCTCACGCAGGAGCAGGCGGGCCGCTGGACGGTCGATTTCCAGGCGGAGCTGGCGGCGCTGGACCCGGCGGCGCTGGCCTCGGCGGAGTCGTGGTGGTCGGTGATCCTGGAGCAGTTGTGGGACGGGCTGTCGTAGGGCTCGCGGTGTGCGGTGGGGCTCACTCGCGCGGGGCGCTTCCGGCGCTTCGATGACGCATCCTTGGGAGTGTCATCAGCGGAGACGGAGGCCCCCGGCGTGAGCAGCAACGAGCACGATTTCCCGCCCGCGCCCCCCTCCGTCCGTCCCCGCGCCTACCGTCCCGCCGAGGTCGACGCGTTCCTCGACCGGCTCGGTGAGGAGTACGCCCTCGCGCGCGCCCGCGTCCAGGCGCTGGAGGCCGAGGCGGGGCGGCTCGGCGCGGAGGCCGAGGCGCTGCGGGAGGCGGTCGCGGCGCTCCCGCCCGCGGATTACGCGGTGCTCGGTGGCGGGGCCGTCGATCTGCTCGGTCTCGTCGAGGAGGAGGCGGAGGAGCTGGCGGCCACCGCGCGCGCGGAGGCCGACGCGCTGGACGAGCGGGCGCGCGCGGAGGCGGTACGGCTCGCGGCGGCGGCGCACGAGGCGGCGACGGCGGTGCGTACCGGCGCCGACGCGCACGCGGACTCGCGGCGCGCGGCGGCGGTCGCGGAGGCCGAGGAGATACGGGCGGCGGCGCGCGCGGACGCGGAGCGGGTGCGGGGCGACGCGGGTGCGGCGCTGCGCGAGGTGAAGGAGGCGACGGCGGCGCACCGCGCGGCCGTCGAGCAGGAGCACGGCGAGCGTGCGGCGGCTTTCGCGCGCGCGGCGGAGGCGGCGCGCACGGAGGCGGCCGAGGCGGCGGCGGCGCGCCTGGACACGGCGGAGTCGGTGCTCGCGGCGGCGCGCAGGGCCCGTGCGGAGGCGGAGGAGACGGCCCGCCACCGGCAGGAGGACAGCGAGGCGCGGGCGACGGCGCTGCGCGCGGAGGCGGCGGCGCGGGCCTCGACGGTGCTGCGCGAGGCGGAGCGGTACGCGGCGGCACGGGCGGAGCACAGCGAGCGGGTGCGGGCGCATCTGCGGCACATCAAGGGCGCGCTGGCGGCGCTGACGGGGCGCGGCGGCGCGGTCGCGGACGAGGCGGCGGACGGGGCGGCGGCGGACGCGCACGGGTGAGGCGGAACCGGGGGGTTCCGGGGCGCGTGCTTGCGGGTGAGGGCGCGCGGGGGCGGGTTCGCGGGCGCGGGGGTGCGGGTGCGCGGGTCCCTCGGGGGCCGGGCGGGAACGGGGTGCGGTGGTGGCGGCGGGCTGGTGGGCGCGGGTGCGGGTGCCGGGGTGGCCGCGGTCGCGGCGGGGGCGGCGGCGGGCGTTGTGGGCGGTCGTGGGGCTGTGTGTGCTCGCGCTGCTGCCCTCGGCGTGGATACGGGTGGCGAGCGACGGCGGGGTACGGGCCGAGGCGGACGTGGACCGGGCCCCGGTCGCGGTGGTCTTCGGCGCGGGGCTGTGGGACGGGAAGCCGTCCCCGTACCTGGCGCACCGGCTGGACGCGGCGGCGCGGCTGTACGCGGCGGGGCGGGTCACGGCGGTGCTGGTGACGGGTGACAACAGCCGCACGTCGTACGACGAGCCCACGGCGATGCGCGACTACCTGGCGCGGGCGGGTGTCCCGAGGCGTCAAGTGGTGCGGGACTACGCGGGGTTCGACACGTGGGACTCGTGCGTGCGGGCGCACCGGGTCTTCGGCGTGGACAGGGCGGTGCTGGTCAGCCAGGGCTTCCACATCCGCCGGGCGGTGGCGCTGTGCCGCGCGGCGGGCATCGACGCACAGGGCGTCGCGGCCCGCGACCCGCGCGACGTCACCTGGTACTACGGAGCGACGCGCGAGCTCCTGGCCGCCCCGAAGGCGGCCCTGGACACCCTGATCCACCGCACCCCGACCCTCGGCCCCCGCGAGCCGGACGTACGGGAGGCGGTGGCGCGGGGGCGGGGCCTTCGCGGCGGGCGCTGAGAGCGTTCGCGGCGGGTGCTCAGGGCCTTCGTGGCTGCCGTCACGCCGGGGCCGTCGTCGTGAAGACCGGCCAGCCGATTTCCGTGCGCCAGTGGGACGGGTCCGGGGTGTCGTGGAAGGTGACCGGGTAGAACTCGTGGATCGGGCCCGCCACCGCGAGGGCGTGGCGGGTCACGTACGTCGCGAGGGTGCCGTAGGCGCGGTCGATGCCCGTCTCGGGGCCCTCGTGGGTGATGACGGCCAGTTCCGCCGGGGGGAGTTCCGTCATCCGTACGCGGCCTGCCGCGCGCGGCTCCGTCGCGACCGGCACGTAGACCGTGGCGCGTCCGTGTTCGAGGGTGAACAGGGCGTCGTCGTAGACGCCTCCCGCCGGGCCGGAGGGCGGCAGGCCCTGGCTCGCGAGCGTCGCGAAGAGTTCGCCGAGCGCGCCGTGGTACCAGGCGCCGATGTCGGCCACGGGGAGGTCGTCGGCGGTGACGGCGGCGACCCTGCGGGCCGGCAGGCGCCGGTGGGTGATCGCCCCGGCCGCCTCGGGGTGTTCGAGGAGGTCGCGCAGCGAGGTGACGGCGTCGTGGGTGCGGGCGAGCTGGTCCTCCAGGCGGCGCAGGTGCCGTGCGATCAGCGCGTTGCGGGCGCCGGGGTCGGGGGTGCGCAGGATCTCGCGGATGTCGGCGAGCGGCATGTCGAGGTCGCGGAAGCGGTGGATGATCTGCGCGGTGGGGATCTGGGCGAGGTCGTAGCGCCGGTACCCGGAGACCTCGTCGGTCGCGGCGGGCTCCAGGAGGCCCTGCTCGTGGTAGTGGCGCAGCGCCTTCACGCTCAGGTGGGTGGCGCGGGCGAAGTCCCCGATCGACAGCAGCTCGGACATCCCTCCAGTCTGGCCCCTCCCCCAGGGGGAGACACCAGGAGCGGCGCGCGCTTGCCCCTGCCCCTGCGGGAGCGCCCACGGTGGAGTCGTTCCCGGAGAGCCCGGGACGAGAGGAGCGAGAAGCAATGGCCACCACCGAGATCCCCCTGCGCGGTGTCGTCGCCGACCACATCCGCGCGGTCAACGCCTTCGACGTCGACGCGATCATGGCGACGTTCGCCCCGGACGCGTACGTCAACGACAACCGGCGCGAGATCCGGGGCGCCGCCGCGATCCGCCGCTGGGTGGAGAAGGAGATGGTCGGCGAGCACGTCACCGTCGAGCCCGTGGAGGTCCTCGACCACTACGGCGACGTCGTCGTCAGGGGCCGCTACGACGGCGACTACGACAAGTCCGGACTGCCCGAGGAGCTGATCATGAGCAACTACTTCGCGATCAGGGACGACCGGATCGTGTCGCTCACGGTCGTCTTCAACCAGGCGAGCGAGTACGAGTACGGGGACGGGGCGGACGCGGCCTAGCCGCTCAGCCGCCCAGCCGCAGCCGCCTGGCCCCAGCGGCCCCGCCCCGCCCCGGAGCCGTACGGCCCCGCCCCGCGCCCCCCGCCCCCTACTCCCCGTCCCCCGGCACCCGCGACAGCAGCTCGTGGAGGATCGGGCCCGCCGAGCCGCTGCCCGTGACGCCGCCCTCCACGACGCAGGCGATCGCCACGTTGCCCCGCCGCGCGACCATCCAGCCGTTGTTGGGGGCGTCGTCGGAGACCTCGGCGGTGCCGGTCTTGCCGCCGATCTCGCCGGGGAGGTCGGAGAGGATGTGCGCCGTGCCCTCGGTGACCGTGGCGCGCATGAGGGTGCGCAGGTCGGTGGTGACCTGGGCGGGGAGCGGGGTCGTCTTCGTCGTGTCCTTCGGGTTCGGGACGAGGTGGGGCATGCGGAAGCGGCCCGTCGTGGCGGTCGCGGTGACCGAGGCCATGATGAGGGGGTTCGCCTGGAGGCGGGCCTGGCCGATCATCGAGGCGGCCTTCTCGGTCTCGTCCTTGGGGGCCGGGACCGATCCGTCGTAGGAGGGAACGCCGATGTGCCACTCCTGGCCGATGCCGTAGTACTCGCGGGCGACGTCGCCGAGGGCGGTCGGGGCGAGTTTGTCGCGCAGGCTGATGAAGGCCGTGTTGCACGACTCGGTGAAGTCCTTGCGGAAGGTCGCGTCCGGGAAGAACGACGTCTCGACGTTGTGGAACTCCTTGCCCACGACGAGCTGCTTGGGGCAGTCCACGACCGTGTCGGGGCGCACGACGCCCTTCATCAACAGGGCGCTGCTCGTGACGAGTTTGAAGGTCGAGCCCGGCGCGTAGGTGCCGGAGACCGCCCGGTTGAAGCCGGTGGCGGGGGAGTTGGCGACGGCGAGGATCTCGCCCGTGTCGCCGCGGAGCGCGACCAGCGAGGCGTTGCGGTCCTCGGGCTCGGCGGCGAGCGCGTGTTCGGCGGCGGTCTGCCACGTGCTGTCGAGGGTCGTCTCGGCGACCTTGTCCGTCGCCTCCTTCGCGCCGAACCTCGCTTCCGTGCGCAGGACTTCGCCGCTCGTGCGGTCGACGAGGCGGATCGCGCCGCGCGGTCCCGCACCGCCGGCGCCGAGCTGGGCGAGGACGGGGGCGAGGGAGGGGGCGGCGGCCGAGGTGAGGGGCTTGCCGTGGCGGTCCTTCGCCTTCGGCTCGCTCGTGTCCTCGCGGTCGAGGCGGAACTTCGCGACGCCGCTCAGGCGCGGGTGGACGAGGCCGGGCTTCCAGTCGACGAGCCAGCGCCCGCCGTCGCCGTCCTTCGCCTGTCTGAGGGTCATCCGTGAGGTGTACGTCCACGTGCCGAGACCCTTGACCGGCATCCGGGCCGTGAAGGGGACCTCCACCGCGCCGCCCTCCGCCTCGCGGGGGACCCCGGCGGTGAGGCGCGGGCGGGTGATCTCCAGGCCCGAGGTGAAGCTGCCGAGGATGCGGCTCGCCTCGGCGGGGTGCGTCGTACGGGCTCCGGCGGCGTCCAGGCGGTCGTGCGACCAGTCCGCGAGGAAGCCGCGCGCCTGCGCCGCCACCGCCGGGTCGGGCCTGTCCGCGCCCGGCCGTGCGAAGGGGCCCGCCTTCGCGACGTACAGCCCGAGCGCCGTCAGCGCGAGGACCAGGACGACGGCGAGGAGCGCTCTGACGGCGGTGCGGGAGCGGCGCGGCGGGCCCTGCGGCTCCCAGGGGGCGAGCGGCGGGCCGGGGGTGCTGTGGTGGGTCGTCATGGGCCGAGCAGACCAGCGCGGCACCCACTCTGTCCAAGTTCGCTATCAATCATTCATCCATATGGATGTGCGTATCATTGCTGCTCGTGGACCTGATCCGGCACCTGGAGTGCTTCGTGGCTGTTGCCGAAGAGTCACACTTCGGCCGTGCCGCGCGCCGGCTCGGCATGGCGCAGCCGCCGCTCTCGCAGCGCGTGCAGCGTCTTGAGAAGGAGCTGGGGGTACGGCTCTTCGAGCGCACGAGCCGTCGCGTCGCGCTCACCAGGGCCGGTCAGCTCCTGCTGCCGGAGGCGCGCACGCTCCTCGACCGGCACGAGGCGCTGCGCGCCGTCGCACGGCGCGTGCGCGAGGGCGGGAGCGGCCTCCTGCGGGCCGGGCTGCCGCCCGACCTCGCGGGGCCGACGGTCGCCGCGCTCCTCGCGGGCTTCCGGCGGGCCGATACCGGAGTCGAGCTGGAGGTACGGGAGTTGACGACCGCCGAACAGCTCGCGGCGCTGCGGGCGCGGGAACTCGACGTCGGCCTCGTCCATCATCCCTGCGCGCTCCAGGGCTTGGCGCTCGGCCCCGTGCTCCGGCGCGAACTCGGCGTGCTGCTCGCCGAGTCGGCGGACGCGGCGGCGGACGCGGTGGTGCCGCTCGCGGCGCTCGGCGACCGCGAACTCGTCCTCTTCCCGCGCGCGGGAGCCCCCGCGCTCTACGACGAGCTCCTCAACTCCTGTGCCCGCGAGGGCTGGACACCGCGCGCCGTGCGGCACGGCCGGGGTGAGAACTTCGTCCGGGGCCTCGTGCTCTCGGGGCAGGCCGTCGCCTTCGTCCCGCGCGCCGAGGCGGTCGACGTGCCGGGGCTCGTGTGGCGCCCGCTCGCCGGGGCGCCCCTCTCCCGCCGCCACTCGGCGGCCTGGCCCGCCGGTCGCGAGGACGCGGCCGTCACCGCGTTCGCCGAGGCGGTGACGGTGGCGCTGCGCGAGCGGGAGGGCGCCGTGGTGGACGGGGGCGGGACCGCCGCCGGGGGCACGGGGGCCGAGCGGCACGAGGACCCGGCGGCCCCCGGGTCCGGCACCCCTGTACGACCTTTGCACCTACGTCCAGCGGCGGAGTACTGGCTGTGAACGACGCATCCGAGGAACGCACCGCGCCCGCCCGCACGGCCGTCGCGGACCGTATCGCCGCCGCCTTCGCGGACGCCGGGGTGGACGGCGTCGTCCACGCGGTGGACATCGACCGGGGGACGGAGACGGGGTGGGAGGCGGACCGGCTCGTGTGCACGGCGAGCGTCCACAAGCTGTGTCTGCTCCTCGCGCTGCACCGGCTCGCGGCGGCGGGCCGGATCGACCTGACGGAGCGGGTCGAGTGCCCCGTCGAGGGGCGTACGCCGGGGGGTACGGGGCTCGCGGCGATGCTCGACGCGCCGCGCATGTCGCTGCGCGACCTCGCGTACCTCATGATCGCCGTGAGCGACAACGCGGCGGCCGACCTGCTTCTCGCGCGGATCGGTCTGGAGGAGGTCAATCGCACGACGGAGGCGCTGGGGCTGCGCCGCACCCGCGCGGTGGAGAGCTTCGCCGCGACGCAGGAGGGCATGCGCGAGGACGCGGGCCCGGCCGGGGCCCGTGCCCTCACCGACCCGCTCGTGCTCGCGCGCCTGCGCGCCCTCGACCCCGCGCACGGCAACCGCTCCACCCCGCGCGAACTCACGCGCCTCCTCGCGGCGTTGTGGCGGGACGAGTTCCTGCCGGAGCCGCACGGGGCGGCGGTGCGCAGGCTGCTCGGCCTCCAGGTCTGGCCGCACCGTCTCGCCTCGGGTTTCCCCTTCGACGACGTGCAGGTCTTCGGCAAGACGGGCACGCTCCCGACGCTGCGGGCCGAGGTGGGCGTCGTGGAGTACCCGGACGGGGGCCGCTACGCGGTGGCCGTCTTCACGCGCGCCGCCGACACGGGGCACGTCGTCCCCGCGGCGGACGCGGTCATCGGGGTCGTGGGGCGCATCGTGGTGGACGGGCTGCGCGGCGCCCCGTGAGGCGGTGCCATTCCGCACCGCGACCGCTGCCGGTGCGGTGCCCGTAAAACCCGTGCCGGGAAAGAGGATGCAGGGGGGTGTACCGCGCGCCATCCGCTGATCCTCTGTGGTCCGGATCGGTCGCGGGTGCCGGGGGTACGTGCGCGGGGCCGCGCGGCGCTCCCGGTACCCCGAGCCGTCCCCTAGGGGACTCCCCTAGGGGATCCCCCTGAGGGCGGCCCCTGTCCGGTGGTACCGGCGGAGGAGGTGGACGGCCCCGGCGCGCGCCTAGCCTGGCGGAGCGAGGCTGACCACAGGCTCGCAGGGGGGCTAACCCCCCTGCGGATTGTGCGCTCAGCCGCACTGCGCGGGGGCACGGGGGACGGGAAGTATGGAGCACGTAAGCAGGTAGGGGAGCGGAGCGGAGCGGGCCCGCGTCACGGCACGTACGGCGCGTACGTACGGTGCCGGCGCGGCCCGCCACGCACCGCCGCACACCCGCTCGCACACGACCACCGCTCACGCGGGACCACCGCTCACCCGGTCCCGCACCGCAGCACTCCCGCACCACAGGACCACCGCACCACAGGACTTCCGCACCACAGGATTTCCGCTCCGCGAGCCGCCCCCGGGGGGAAACGGCGGGCGGCGCGGGGCGCGCTCACGCGCCTTGATGACCGACATAGGAGACATGACGTGACAACGGCACTGACCACACACCCGCGCCAGGGCGGCGCGGGCGGGCAGGCGGCAGTGGCCGCGCGGGCCCGGGGGCTCGTCAAGGCGTACGGCTCGGGGGAGACACGGGTACGGGCGCTCGACGGCGTCGACGTGGACATCGCGAAGGGGCGCTTCACCGCGATCATGGGGCCCTCGGGCTCCGGCAAGTCCACGCTGATGCACTGCCTCGCGGGGCTCGACACCGTGAGCGAGGGGCGTGTGTACCTCGGCGAGGACGAGATCACGGGGCTCAGGGACAAGCGGCTCACGCGGCTCCGCAGGGACCGGATCGGCTTCATCTTCCAGGCGTTCAACCTCATCCCGACGCTCAACGCCCTGGAGAACATCACGCTCCCCATGGACATCGCGGGCCGCGCGCCCGACCGTGCCTGGCTCGACCAGGTCGTGGAGACGGTCGGTCTCGCGGGCCGTCTCAAGCACCGCCCCAACCAGCTCTCGGGCGGCCAGCAGCAGCGCGTGGCCGTGGCCCGCGCGCTCGCCGCGCGCCCGGAGATCATCTTCGGCGACGAGCCCACGGGCAACCTGGACTCCCGGGCGGGCGCCGAGGTGCTCGGCTTCCTCCGTACCTCCGTCGACCGCTTCGGGCAGACCATCGTGATGGTCACGCACGACCCGGTCGCCGCCTCGTACGCGGACCGGGTCCTCTACCTCGCGGACGGCCGGATCGTCGACGAGATGTACGAGCCGACCGCCGAGCAGGTCCTCGACCGCATGAAGGACTTCGACGCGCGGGGGCGGACCTCGTGACCGTCTTCCGTACCTCCCTGCGCAACTTCTGGGCGCACAAGGGCCGTATGGCGCTCTCCGCCGTGGCCGTGCTGCTCTCCGTCGCCTTCGTGTGCGGCACTCTCGTCTTCACCGACACGATGTCCACGACCTTCGACAAGCTCTTCGCGAAGACGGCGGCCGATGTCACCGTCAGCCCGAGCAAGGCCGCGCAGGACCGCGCGCAGAGCGAGAACGGGGCCACGCTGCCCGCCGCCGAGGTCGCGCGGCTCGCCCGCGTGGACGGGGTCGCGCGGGCCGAGGGCGCGGTCAGCACGCAGTCCGTCACCGTCGTCGGCGCGGACAACAAGAGCCTCGGCGCTTCCACGGGCGCCCCGACGCTCGCGGGGAACTGGACCCGTACCGACGAGCAGTCCATGAAGCTGACCTCCGGGCACCTGCCCCGCTCGCGCGCCGAGGTCGTCGTGGACGCCGACACGGCGAAGAAGCACCACCTGAAGTCCGGCGACGAGGTCCGTACGATCACCGCGCACGGCGACTTCACCTCGCACGTGAGCGGCGTGGCGACCTTCACCGTGACCAACCCGGGCGCGGCCGTCTTCTACTACGACACGGCGACGGCGCAGCGCGAACTCATCGACGCGCCGGGCCGCTTCACGCAGATCAACCTCACCGCCGGGAAGGGCGTGAGCGACACCGCGCTGAAGGCGGACGCGAGCGCCGTGCTGGACAAGGCCGGGCACAAGCTGCTCACGCAGCAGGAGTCCGCCGACGAGTCGAGCAAGGACACCGCGTCCTTCCTCGACGTCATGAAGTACGCGCTGCTCGGCTTCGCCGGGATCGCCTTCCTCGTCG comes from Streptomyces sp. Tu6071 and encodes:
- a CDS encoding SUKH-4 family immunity protein; its protein translation is MVTFAQAQERGERWINGDVPRYQHREVRVREFGLGFVVWAEDRAEAGPSDGGGQRVVIARDGRDVTLWPDLPVAEVIRRYEEEYGAAAADEAVPEPPERIDLNQTSFLLSPPEWLQEAADQLGIPGGRADASRGGDATAADATAGDAGAGGPAPTGPAAGGSVAGGARPAEPVAGEGAWEAADTTGAAQGRLVVPPDTVFTQGDEEAAGGPGAGGVPASEARTRLLDGTVPAPPGFPEAPGVPGPPAVPPRPAPGAEDLSQVATSKATPRRQERGPVPPPGPAPAGPLAGPAGPGGTGQGGAGTGQSGPGAGQGAGTGPGAGTGQGAGAGQGGSGAGVHHAPTVFAPPPPGPGPVAGTPSTPPPPPANTPPDGVAHAATVLSRPSGPAAPPPPPSPAPQAPVSPRNAASAPGPVPSAPGPVPPTPLGPVPPSPGPVPATPPGPVASPQSPQSPQSPQGYGYPRPGVPTVGPGYQAVLRFRAPDGSEQQVIRRSAPGLPHPEWQILHELRAMNVPPQQVLELHTELESCELPGAYCARMIRETFPQARITSIAPYGTDHASRQRGMAQLLAHQGELHQVADGPARPAPVRVPLPRVPQAPAVPLDEVARELAGAFGPQGVFRFEPQAVARAGVPEVVAASLTTAGLPFDMGPFFWAQAQPGRPVPTLAELAQERGVAAAPDAGTYLVVGSDFGKALCVQYGTGHIVAVPVEAGPGGAPVPPQFVNSGLVEFTRCLAMLGRMWRLRYGLTQEQAGRWTVDFQAELAALDPAALASAESWWSVILEQLWDGLS
- a CDS encoding DivIVA domain-containing protein, with the protein product MSSNEHDFPPAPPSVRPRAYRPAEVDAFLDRLGEEYALARARVQALEAEAGRLGAEAEALREAVAALPPADYAVLGGGAVDLLGLVEEEAEELAATARAEADALDERARAEAVRLAAAAHEAATAVRTGADAHADSRRAAAVAEAEEIRAAARADAERVRGDAGAALREVKEATAAHRAAVEQEHGERAAAFARAAEAARTEAAEAAAARLDTAESVLAAARRARAEAEETARHRQEDSEARATALRAEAAARASTVLREAERYAAARAEHSERVRAHLRHIKGALAALTGRGGAVADEAADGAAADAHG
- a CDS encoding SanA/YdcF family protein; this encodes MAAGWWARVRVPGWPRSRRGRRRALWAVVGLCVLALLPSAWIRVASDGGVRAEADVDRAPVAVVFGAGLWDGKPSPYLAHRLDAAARLYAAGRVTAVLVTGDNSRTSYDEPTAMRDYLARAGVPRRQVVRDYAGFDTWDSCVRAHRVFGVDRAVLVSQGFHIRRAVALCRAAGIDAQGVAARDPRDVTWYYGATRELLAAPKAALDTLIHRTPTLGPREPDVREAVARGRGLRGGR
- a CDS encoding MerR family transcriptional regulator yields the protein MSELLSIGDFARATHLSVKALRHYHEQGLLEPAATDEVSGYRRYDLAQIPTAQIIHRFRDLDMPLADIREILRTPDPGARNALIARHLRRLEDQLARTHDAVTSLRDLLEHPEAAGAITHRRLPARRVAAVTADDLPVADIGAWYHGALGELFATLASQGLPPSGPAGGVYDDALFTLEHGRATVYVPVATEPRAAGRVRMTELPPAELAVITHEGPETGIDRAYGTLATYVTRHALAVAGPIHEFYPVTFHDTPDPSHWRTEIGWPVFTTTAPA
- a CDS encoding nuclear transport factor 2 family protein; its protein translation is MATTEIPLRGVVADHIRAVNAFDVDAIMATFAPDAYVNDNRREIRGAAAIRRWVEKEMVGEHVTVEPVEVLDHYGDVVVRGRYDGDYDKSGLPEELIMSNYFAIRDDRIVSLTVVFNQASEYEYGDGADAA
- a CDS encoding penicillin-binding transpeptidase domain-containing protein, which translates into the protein MTTHHSTPGPPLAPWEPQGPPRRSRTAVRALLAVVLVLALTALGLYVAKAGPFARPGADRPDPAVAAQARGFLADWSHDRLDAAGARTTHPAEASRILGSFTSGLEITRPRLTAGVPREAEGGAVEVPFTARMPVKGLGTWTYTSRMTLRQAKDGDGGRWLVDWKPGLVHPRLSGVAKFRLDREDTSEPKAKDRHGKPLTSAAAPSLAPVLAQLGAGGAGPRGAIRLVDRTSGEVLRTEARFGAKEATDKVAETTLDSTWQTAAEHALAAEPEDRNASLVALRGDTGEILAVANSPATGFNRAVSGTYAPGSTFKLVTSSALLMKGVVRPDTVVDCPKQLVVGKEFHNVETSFFPDATFRKDFTESCNTAFISLRDKLAPTALGDVAREYYGIGQEWHIGVPSYDGSVPAPKDETEKAASMIGQARLQANPLIMASVTATATTGRFRMPHLVPNPKDTTKTTPLPAQVTTDLRTLMRATVTEGTAHILSDLPGEIGGKTGTAEVSDDAPNNGWMVARRGNVAIACVVEGGVTGSGSAGPILHELLSRVPGDGE
- a CDS encoding LysR family transcriptional regulator, producing MCVSLLLVDLIRHLECFVAVAEESHFGRAARRLGMAQPPLSQRVQRLEKELGVRLFERTSRRVALTRAGQLLLPEARTLLDRHEALRAVARRVREGGSGLLRAGLPPDLAGPTVAALLAGFRRADTGVELEVRELTTAEQLAALRARELDVGLVHHPCALQGLALGPVLRRELGVLLAESADAAADAVVPLAALGDRELVLFPRAGAPALYDELLNSCAREGWTPRAVRHGRGENFVRGLVLSGQAVAFVPRAEAVDVPGLVWRPLAGAPLSRRHSAAWPAGREDAAVTAFAEAVTVALREREGAVVDGGGTAAGGTGAERHEDPAAPGSGTPVRPLHLRPAAEYWL
- a CDS encoding serine hydrolase; the protein is MNDASEERTAPARTAVADRIAAAFADAGVDGVVHAVDIDRGTETGWEADRLVCTASVHKLCLLLALHRLAAAGRIDLTERVECPVEGRTPGGTGLAAMLDAPRMSLRDLAYLMIAVSDNAAADLLLARIGLEEVNRTTEALGLRRTRAVESFAATQEGMREDAGPAGARALTDPLVLARLRALDPAHGNRSTPRELTRLLAALWRDEFLPEPHGAAVRRLLGLQVWPHRLASGFPFDDVQVFGKTGTLPTLRAEVGVVEYPDGGRYAVAVFTRAADTGHVVPAADAVIGVVGRIVVDGLRGAP
- a CDS encoding ABC transporter ATP-binding protein, whose protein sequence is MTTALTTHPRQGGAGGQAAVAARARGLVKAYGSGETRVRALDGVDVDIAKGRFTAIMGPSGSGKSTLMHCLAGLDTVSEGRVYLGEDEITGLRDKRLTRLRRDRIGFIFQAFNLIPTLNALENITLPMDIAGRAPDRAWLDQVVETVGLAGRLKHRPNQLSGGQQQRVAVARALAARPEIIFGDEPTGNLDSRAGAEVLGFLRTSVDRFGQTIVMVTHDPVAASYADRVLYLADGRIVDEMYEPTAEQVLDRMKDFDARGRTS